One stretch of Roseimicrobium sp. ORNL1 DNA includes these proteins:
- a CDS encoding alpha-2-macroglobulin, which yields MFRHLALLLPRNWGRLSRAVFGDFKYQPPGWIVSTSGSVLDSMRRGPGVWASVITVTGLTVVGGYLWYQWQEAYKHRPTQVVEVRQITGKLASPGVTPIVKNKPVVQPVELDFSSSIAPLESVGKTATKGVTMKPAMPGEWKWVTDKKLVFHPSQDYWPAATEYTVSFDRDILPPATKLNDAQWKFTTSPLIAKVANSEFYTDPKDPTVHQITVTLNFSHPVTKEEVEKHITLDVLGKTPVFNYGGKTPDTYFTVTEGAHQREYYVRTTRIAVPEKEDFVNVTLTKGLPNIQGGAVTDSGVTTKVRVPDVTTGFLIKEVRTDIVRTEEGEPEQFLFLETTGYVTGEELEKHVSVWLLPKDKAASPAGPAVEDYDWPAAGEITPAVLSAAKPIPLKRVEAEKDADAPMAAMHAFKMQPPGVGRLFVRITNGVQALGGFRLGKDHVALDDVPELPKEVEIQGAGGVLALSGEKKLSLKYRGVQHLRITLARVPFSQINHLARLTGGDFESPYWKTDFDENNISRVHREVRDVVMPNEYQANYSTLDFTNALNSQDTNDPDASRGLFFLTVEGVRPRNEDEKENEEGEDASADSEETEAKWVRVGENVAASRFILVTDLGILMKRNADASREVFVQSLMKGEPAADVKIITLAKNGEFLNETTTDAQGHASVPNVEHFRREKLPVSIIARSGNDVAFLPFHRPDRLMDFSRFDIEGVLASEKEALDGFLFTERGVYRPGDKVHVGGIAKRRDWAGQLDGLPLVLEVRDSKEELLDTQKIALGEDGFFDAEVETAEESPTGTYTARLYLLPDADNEENRILLSRTGFRVEDFQPDRMKLGVTLSTPPGLAWVQPGDVKATINLQTLFGMPAAKRRVTAKLTLDPANFSFPKYPDFTFHNRLKDEDEEDHDNESAAAGTEVQLGEQTTDDNGNAVFNLALERFSDGVFSAEFFTEGFEPDGGRSVRGAQTFLVAPLPYVVGWKADGDLSYIGMDTPRSLKLIAVGPEQNLLAVPGLTQHILHIRHVSVLTKQENGNYAYVSTKREQPISEGALPLAADGASFTLPTSKAGEYRFELRDGEGNVVCATAFTVVGKGDAERSLERDAELEMKLASTSLRSGQPLEFSLRAPFTGAGLATIERDRVLGWQWIKQGTPSATHSIMVPEGLEGTGYVNVSFVRGLDSPEVFTSPLSYAVQPFAADEDKRRMQVELDAPQRVKPGTTMTIGFKTTKPGRIVVYAVDEGIHQVTNYKLPDPLKHFMRKRALEVESEQILDLILPEFSQLMKQKAFGGSEDVALKMHLNPFKRRKEAPVVFWSGLVDCGPDRQEVTYDVPDYFAGSLKIMAVAVSEDIVGTAQTQATVKGPFVLTPNAPFFAAPGDEFTASLTVANNLEGPTAPGTVALKVEGTEHLEVLPPLETNLEVGPGKEATARFRVRVKEELGGAELTFHANAGGEEAKRSTTLSVRPATPYMTHVQSGYFRLGKQDIAVKRDMFPEFRKTNATVSTAPLGLARGLESYLREYPYGCSEQITSRAMSRLLLVDEVDFGFDKAEANEQLDAAFMLLRTRQHGNGGFGYWDGFCDAKPDFLSVYVTEFLTEARDAGYAVPSDILDGARNRMKQMARAKTANLEEAAFQAAAIYLLTRNGEVTTNQVLNLRDTLEKEYKDKWEGTMGAAYLASTYMLLKQDREGRALMEQYRRKADPKPFFERWLGGWWSDPQVRNAQAFALVCRHFPNIAGDFGYKDLAVITEPLTKHRFNTISSATSIMALKAYTALAKKSDVKLSISEVARAAGVEPKLLVPPSAGLLSAPFGAGAGTIRFNLDKGDTDLGAFYQVVEAGFDKGDSKDKITDGFEVFREIVDADGKAIEKLKVGQSVTVKLVIRNISPEDQTNVALLDLLPGSFEVEQGTLRPGRNTVPGADFVEVREDRNVFFTNVRKGDVQVFTYRIKPIAAGTFVIPPVYAEAMYDQNFKGRAPGGKLVVEAAE from the coding sequence ATGTTCCGACATCTGGCTTTGTTGTTGCCGCGCAATTGGGGACGGCTTTCCCGCGCGGTCTTTGGAGATTTCAAGTATCAGCCTCCGGGGTGGATCGTGTCCACCAGCGGCAGTGTACTTGACAGCATGCGCCGGGGTCCCGGCGTTTGGGCATCGGTTATCACGGTGACCGGTTTGACGGTCGTGGGTGGATACCTGTGGTACCAGTGGCAGGAGGCCTACAAGCACCGACCCACGCAGGTGGTGGAGGTCCGCCAAATCACCGGCAAGCTGGCGTCACCGGGCGTCACGCCGATTGTGAAGAACAAGCCGGTCGTGCAACCGGTGGAGCTGGACTTCTCCAGTTCCATCGCGCCGCTCGAATCCGTCGGCAAGACGGCCACGAAAGGTGTGACCATGAAGCCCGCCATGCCGGGTGAGTGGAAATGGGTGACGGACAAGAAGCTCGTCTTCCACCCTTCGCAGGACTACTGGCCTGCTGCCACGGAGTACACGGTCTCTTTTGACCGCGACATCCTGCCGCCGGCCACGAAGCTGAACGACGCGCAGTGGAAATTCACTACCTCGCCCTTGATCGCAAAAGTAGCGAACTCCGAGTTCTACACGGATCCGAAGGATCCCACCGTGCACCAGATCACGGTGACCCTGAACTTCAGCCACCCCGTGACCAAGGAAGAGGTGGAGAAGCACATCACTCTGGATGTGCTGGGGAAGACGCCAGTCTTTAACTACGGCGGGAAGACGCCGGACACCTACTTCACGGTGACCGAGGGGGCGCATCAGCGGGAGTACTATGTGCGCACCACACGCATCGCCGTGCCGGAGAAGGAGGACTTTGTGAACGTGACCCTCACGAAGGGGCTGCCGAATATACAAGGTGGCGCGGTAACGGACAGCGGTGTCACCACCAAGGTGCGCGTGCCGGACGTGACCACCGGATTCTTGATCAAGGAGGTGCGGACAGACATCGTGCGTACGGAGGAGGGCGAGCCTGAGCAGTTCCTGTTCCTGGAAACGACCGGCTATGTCACGGGGGAAGAGCTGGAGAAGCATGTCTCCGTGTGGCTCCTGCCCAAGGACAAGGCCGCCAGCCCGGCTGGTCCTGCCGTGGAGGATTATGACTGGCCCGCTGCTGGTGAAATCACACCGGCGGTGCTCAGCGCGGCCAAGCCCATTCCGTTGAAGCGGGTGGAGGCGGAGAAGGATGCAGACGCGCCCATGGCGGCGATGCATGCCTTCAAGATGCAGCCGCCGGGAGTCGGCCGACTCTTTGTGCGCATCACGAATGGCGTGCAGGCGCTCGGCGGTTTCCGCCTGGGCAAGGACCATGTGGCGCTGGATGACGTGCCGGAACTGCCCAAGGAAGTGGAAATCCAAGGGGCCGGCGGCGTGCTGGCCCTGAGCGGGGAGAAGAAGCTCAGCCTGAAATACCGCGGCGTGCAGCACCTGCGCATCACGCTGGCACGTGTGCCCTTCAGCCAGATCAATCACCTTGCGCGTCTTACAGGAGGGGATTTCGAGTCGCCCTACTGGAAGACGGATTTCGATGAAAACAACATCTCCCGCGTGCACCGCGAAGTGCGCGATGTGGTCATGCCAAATGAATACCAGGCGAACTACAGCACCCTGGATTTCACCAATGCGCTGAACTCACAGGACACGAATGATCCGGATGCCTCACGAGGTCTCTTCTTCCTGACCGTGGAAGGTGTGCGCCCTCGCAACGAGGATGAGAAGGAGAATGAAGAAGGTGAAGACGCGTCTGCAGATTCCGAGGAGACGGAAGCCAAGTGGGTGCGCGTGGGTGAGAACGTGGCGGCGAGCCGCTTCATCCTCGTGACCGATCTCGGCATCCTGATGAAGCGCAATGCCGATGCGTCGCGTGAGGTGTTCGTGCAGAGTTTGATGAAGGGCGAGCCCGCGGCGGATGTGAAAATCATCACGCTGGCTAAGAACGGCGAGTTCCTGAATGAAACCACCACGGATGCGCAGGGTCACGCCAGCGTGCCGAACGTGGAACATTTCCGCAGGGAAAAACTTCCGGTGTCCATCATCGCGCGCTCGGGGAATGATGTGGCCTTCCTGCCCTTCCATCGCCCGGACCGGTTGATGGACTTCTCGCGCTTCGATATCGAAGGTGTGCTCGCCTCGGAGAAGGAGGCGCTCGATGGGTTCCTGTTCACCGAGCGCGGCGTCTATCGTCCCGGTGACAAGGTGCATGTGGGCGGCATTGCCAAGCGGCGCGACTGGGCTGGTCAGCTTGATGGCCTGCCGTTGGTGCTGGAGGTGCGTGATTCCAAGGAAGAGCTGCTCGATACCCAGAAGATCGCTCTCGGTGAGGACGGCTTCTTCGATGCGGAAGTCGAGACGGCGGAAGAGTCGCCGACGGGCACCTATACCGCGCGTCTCTACCTGCTGCCGGATGCGGACAATGAAGAGAATCGCATCCTGCTGAGTAGAACCGGATTCCGTGTGGAGGATTTCCAGCCGGACCGCATGAAGCTGGGCGTCACTCTGAGCACGCCTCCGGGACTTGCCTGGGTGCAGCCGGGGGATGTGAAGGCGACGATCAATCTGCAGACGCTCTTCGGCATGCCTGCGGCGAAGCGCCGCGTGACAGCGAAGCTGACGCTGGATCCCGCGAACTTCTCCTTCCCCAAGTATCCCGACTTCACCTTCCACAATCGCCTGAAGGATGAGGACGAGGAGGATCATGACAACGAATCCGCCGCCGCAGGTACGGAGGTGCAGCTCGGCGAGCAGACCACGGATGACAATGGTAACGCTGTCTTTAATCTGGCGCTGGAGCGTTTCAGCGATGGGGTATTCAGCGCGGAGTTCTTCACGGAAGGTTTCGAACCCGATGGTGGGCGCAGTGTGCGTGGCGCGCAGACGTTTCTTGTGGCACCGCTGCCCTATGTGGTCGGCTGGAAGGCGGATGGTGACCTTTCCTACATAGGAATGGATACACCACGCAGCCTGAAGTTGATCGCGGTGGGTCCGGAGCAGAACCTGTTGGCCGTGCCCGGACTGACCCAGCACATCCTGCATATCCGGCATGTGTCGGTGCTCACCAAGCAGGAGAACGGCAACTATGCTTATGTGTCCACGAAGCGGGAGCAGCCCATCAGCGAAGGCGCATTGCCGCTGGCCGCGGATGGCGCAAGCTTCACCCTGCCCACGAGCAAGGCGGGCGAGTATCGCTTTGAGCTGCGCGATGGGGAAGGAAACGTGGTATGCGCCACCGCCTTCACCGTGGTGGGCAAGGGTGATGCGGAGCGCAGCCTGGAGCGTGATGCTGAGCTGGAGATGAAGCTCGCGAGCACCAGCCTGCGGAGCGGTCAGCCGCTGGAGTTCAGCCTGCGCGCGCCCTTCACGGGTGCAGGGCTGGCCACCATCGAGCGCGATCGTGTGCTCGGCTGGCAGTGGATCAAGCAGGGTACGCCCAGCGCCACGCATAGCATCATGGTGCCGGAAGGTCTGGAAGGCACTGGTTATGTGAATGTCTCCTTCGTGCGTGGGCTGGATTCACCAGAGGTCTTCACCAGTCCGCTGAGCTATGCGGTGCAACCTTTCGCTGCGGATGAAGACAAGCGTCGCATGCAGGTGGAACTGGATGCGCCGCAGCGTGTGAAGCCGGGTACCACCATGACCATCGGCTTCAAGACAACGAAGCCGGGACGCATTGTGGTGTATGCCGTGGACGAAGGCATCCATCAGGTGACGAACTACAAGCTGCCGGATCCGCTGAAGCATTTCATGCGCAAGCGCGCCCTGGAAGTGGAGAGCGAGCAGATCCTTGACCTCATCCTGCCCGAGTTCAGCCAGCTCATGAAGCAGAAGGCCTTCGGCGGCAGTGAAGACGTGGCGCTGAAGATGCACCTCAATCCCTTCAAGCGTCGCAAGGAAGCGCCGGTGGTCTTCTGGAGTGGTCTGGTCGATTGTGGCCCGGATCGCCAGGAGGTGACCTATGATGTGCCGGATTACTTCGCAGGCAGCCTGAAGATCATGGCGGTGGCCGTGTCCGAGGACATCGTGGGCACCGCACAGACGCAGGCCACGGTGAAGGGACCCTTTGTGCTCACACCCAATGCGCCTTTCTTCGCGGCGCCCGGGGATGAGTTCACGGCAAGCCTGACTGTGGCGAACAATCTGGAAGGGCCAACTGCGCCGGGAACGGTGGCGTTGAAAGTAGAGGGCACGGAGCACCTTGAAGTGTTGCCGCCGCTGGAGACCAATTTGGAAGTAGGACCCGGCAAGGAAGCCACGGCACGCTTCCGCGTGCGCGTGAAGGAGGAGCTTGGTGGTGCCGAGCTTACCTTCCACGCCAACGCAGGTGGGGAAGAGGCGAAGCGCTCGACGACCTTGAGCGTGCGCCCGGCGACACCGTACATGACGCATGTGCAGAGTGGTTATTTCCGGCTTGGGAAGCAGGACATCGCAGTGAAGCGCGACATGTTCCCCGAGTTCCGCAAGACGAACGCCACGGTCAGTACAGCGCCGCTGGGATTGGCGCGTGGATTGGAGTCGTATTTGCGCGAGTATCCCTACGGATGCTCGGAGCAGATCACGAGTCGCGCCATGTCACGCCTGCTGCTGGTAGATGAAGTGGACTTCGGCTTCGACAAGGCCGAGGCGAACGAGCAACTCGATGCTGCCTTCATGCTGTTGCGTACGCGTCAGCATGGCAACGGTGGCTTCGGCTACTGGGATGGATTCTGCGATGCCAAGCCGGACTTCCTCAGTGTGTACGTGACGGAATTCCTCACGGAAGCGCGCGATGCCGGCTACGCCGTGCCGAGCGACATCCTCGATGGTGCCCGCAATCGCATGAAGCAGATGGCTCGTGCGAAGACGGCAAATCTTGAAGAGGCCGCCTTCCAGGCTGCGGCGATCTACCTGCTCACGCGCAATGGCGAAGTGACCACCAACCAGGTGCTCAATCTCCGCGACACGCTGGAGAAGGAGTACAAGGATAAGTGGGAGGGCACCATGGGCGCCGCCTATCTCGCCAGCACCTACATGCTGCTGAAGCAGGACAGGGAAGGCCGCGCGCTCATGGAGCAATACCGTCGCAAGGCCGATCCGAAGCCCTTCTTTGAGCGCTGGCTCGGTGGCTGGTGGAGTGACCCGCAGGTGCGCAACGCGCAGGCGTTCGCGCTTGTATGCCGTCACTTCCCGAACATCGCGGGTGACTTCGGCTACAAGGATCTGGCCGTGATCACCGAGCCCCTGACGAAGCATCGTTTCAATACGATCAGCAGCGCCACCAGCATCATGGCGCTCAAGGCTTACACGGCGCTGGCGAAGAAGTCCGATGTGAAGCTGAGCATCAGCGAGGTGGCCCGCGCTGCCGGCGTGGAGCCGAAGCTCCTGGTGCCGCCGAGCGCGGGTCTGTTGAGCGCACCGTTTGGTGCGGGAGCAGGCACCATCCGTTTCAACCTGGACAAGGGTGATACAGATCTCGGCGCCTTCTACCAGGTGGTGGAAGCTGGCTTCGACAAGGGCGACTCGAAGGACAAGATCACGGATGGCTTCGAAGTCTTCCGCGAAATTGTGGATGCCGACGGCAAGGCGATTGAGAAACTGAAGGTCGGCCAGAGCGTCACCGTGAAGCTGGTGATCCGGAACATCAGTCCCGAAGACCAGACAAATGTGGCGTTGCTGGATCTGCTTCCCGGTAGTTTCGAAGTCGAGCAGGGAACCCTGCGCCCTGGTCGCAACACTGTGCCCGGTGCGGATTTCGTGGAGGTGCGCGAAGATCGAAACGTGTTCTTCACGAATGTGCGCAAGGGTGATGTGCAGGTCTTCACCTACCGCATCAAACCCATCGCCGCCGGCACCTTTGTCATCCCACCCGTGTATGCGGAAGCGATGTACGACCAGAATTTCAAAGGCCGTGCGCCTGGTGGGAAGCTGGTGGTGGAGGCGGCGGAGTGA
- a CDS encoding galactitol-1-phosphate 5-dehydrogenase: MKALTLTAPSEFEFGDAPAPQPAAGQVLVDVKACGICGSDLHGMDGRSGRRIPPIIMGHEAAGEISAVGEGVSDWKVGDRVTFDSTEYCGECPDCKAGFVNLCKNRRVLGVSCGDYRRHGCFAEQVVLPQHILFSIPDALSYEKAAFAEPVSIGLHAVNLAPKPNQGALATTTRQECAVVVGAGLIGLLVLQALKARGWSRVYAVDLDDSRLALAKKLGAEEVFNAKEENLAAKLKELGGGDGLDASFEVVGAAQPLDLAIRSVRKGGTVVLVGNLQPNTPFPLQEVVTRQITLRGSCSSAGEYPEAIERIQDGSIQVEPLLSIVAPLSEGAQWFHKGVQPGNGLLKVVLKP; the protein is encoded by the coding sequence ATGAAAGCGCTCACCCTCACTGCCCCCTCCGAGTTTGAATTTGGCGACGCCCCGGCTCCCCAGCCTGCCGCCGGACAGGTGCTGGTGGATGTGAAGGCCTGCGGCATCTGCGGCAGCGACCTGCATGGCATGGATGGACGCAGCGGCCGCCGCATCCCCCCCATCATCATGGGCCACGAGGCCGCCGGCGAAATCAGCGCCGTGGGTGAAGGCGTGAGCGACTGGAAGGTAGGCGACCGCGTGACCTTCGACTCCACGGAGTACTGCGGCGAATGCCCCGACTGCAAGGCGGGCTTCGTGAACCTCTGTAAAAATCGTCGCGTGCTCGGCGTGTCCTGCGGCGACTACCGCCGTCATGGCTGCTTTGCCGAGCAGGTGGTATTACCCCAGCACATTCTTTTCAGCATCCCGGATGCCCTGAGCTACGAGAAAGCCGCCTTCGCCGAGCCGGTGAGCATCGGCCTGCACGCCGTGAACCTCGCTCCGAAGCCCAATCAGGGCGCGCTGGCCACCACCACCCGCCAGGAGTGTGCAGTAGTCGTGGGCGCCGGCTTGATCGGCCTCCTCGTGCTGCAGGCACTGAAGGCCCGTGGCTGGTCCCGCGTGTATGCCGTGGACCTCGACGACTCCCGCCTCGCCCTGGCGAAGAAGCTGGGTGCGGAGGAAGTCTTCAACGCCAAGGAAGAGAACCTCGCCGCCAAGCTCAAGGAACTCGGTGGTGGCGATGGCCTCGACGCCAGCTTCGAAGTGGTGGGCGCAGCCCAGCCTTTGGACCTCGCCATCCGCAGCGTACGCAAGGGTGGTACCGTGGTGCTGGTGGGCAACCTCCAGCCGAACACCCCCTTCCCCCTGCAGGAAGTCGTCACCCGCCAGATCACCCTGCGCGGCTCCTGCTCCAGCGCCGGTGAATACCCGGAAGCCATCGAGCGCATCCAGGACGGCAGCATCCAGGTTGAGCCCCTGCTCAGCATCGTCGCTCCCCTGAGCGAAGGCGCCCAGTGGTTCCACAAAGGCGTGCAGCCCGGCAACGGCCTGCTCAAAGTCGTGCTGAAGCCGTGA